One window from the genome of Deinococcus yavapaiensis KR-236 encodes:
- a CDS encoding cupin domain-containing protein, whose protein sequence is MIRVQAGDRLDNPVTGERGVVIEAPSDTNGRRLIVEILVRPGGAVAGAHVHPAIDETFTVLRGHVGMLIGDKKMVAPLGEAVHCPAGTVHDWWNAGDEDAVIRAEITPGDRFLEMVINLFSLAQDGKTNKKGMPNLLQLVVFGEEFQDVVSFVGGPPKPVLKLMGAVLGPIARSLGYKGSYPEYVERIRRTPPISAHD, encoded by the coding sequence ATGATTCGAGTGCAAGCAGGAGACCGGCTGGACAATCCCGTGACAGGCGAACGTGGCGTCGTGATCGAAGCGCCGAGCGACACGAACGGCAGACGGCTGATCGTCGAGATTCTCGTGCGGCCCGGCGGGGCCGTGGCGGGCGCGCACGTTCACCCCGCCATCGACGAGACCTTCACGGTCTTGCGCGGCCACGTCGGCATGCTGATCGGCGACAAGAAGATGGTCGCGCCGCTCGGTGAGGCCGTCCACTGCCCGGCGGGTACCGTGCACGACTGGTGGAACGCGGGCGACGAGGACGCGGTCATCCGCGCCGAGATCACGCCGGGCGACCGCTTCCTGGAGATGGTCATCAACCTCTTCTCGCTCGCGCAGGACGGCAAGACGAACAAGAAGGGCATGCCGAACTTGCTGCAACTCGTGGTGTTCGGAGAGGAATTCCAAGACGTCGTCTCCTTCGTCGGCGGTCCGCCCAAACCCGTCTTGAAGCTCATGGGCGCCGTGCTCGGCCCGATCGCACGGTCGCTCGGCTACAAAGGCAGCTATCCCGAGTACGTCGAGCGCATTCGCCGCACCCCCCCGATCTCCGCGCACGATTGA
- a CDS encoding BTAD domain-containing putative transcriptional regulator, giving the protein MNSVPWRFHLFEPVVLEGPDGARLAVERKTAACLAYLALEGPTTRARLVGLLWPTSPEATARNNLSQLLRKLRLATGQEWVAGADILTLSADLVVDALEARDLYTRGRHAEFLDRAGGLLGGLVYDDCPELEDWLLSEQERWAEWRAHASRAEADRLERDGALDDAAVLVRALLDLDPISEEAWRRLMRLHYLRGDRAAALKAYHKCREVLRREFGADPLPETAALAAQIERGTVPSVHVVKPSALPLAVQRPPNLVGREAEWASLEAAWGTVPYIYLRGAPGAGKTRLAQEFAASKGEFFTYAGRPGDAHVPFASSARNVRLVLERWPDVPIAEWVRKELSRVVPELARPDETLQPLRDEADVLRLRQAMQVFFLERTRHLACVLVDDWQFYDYHSNQDGVFMWTQPPPAGSQGRMPPMLVTYRRDEVAPESEALILRIVEEGLGVLIDVEPLGEDGLDALMADVGVPSRADVRARLRAHSGGNPLFLLETIRHLIQTNQLTEDLPERLPLPPKVGQLVERRLGLVSTPALQAARAAAVLQRDFDVELIAETLGAPVLDLLSAWEELEGAQIVRGDGFSHDLVAEAVRQSVPSSVRPLLHRGAARALERHGAHPARIARHWLEGGKPALAAPLLLKAAEVAAARFLRDTAAENLGEAADAFWAAGELDAAFDAWNRQGEALFYLERAEDLGALARRLHEWAVTPRRRAIAHRLESAALTMAGEADRAAELAEQGLAWAEQTADPRLEADLLEVLVFASYLRRFVPNPTAWLDRMLAIGETHGNTSLRAKTHELYGLYLVRHQPREALQHVETAERLFRSSGDVQSAVSCAQKSASVQVMLGDVRAARGALDRMRTDVRAGADYATQRVFMRLTEAHCDHAEGRFAHALRLLDEAKGIEIMHAALWQPEIDAWRAVLLAELGAFDEALSLARALLASLPASANQLPEPRVLVAHLFTDLGCVEEARAAIREAARVGDVSVWWTARLDLVRAAHLPPRDRLSLLEDTRAKAREHGLRGVAVAAEVRLNAARLALDLPATSWSNGDEIGAAGTISLAEELDVRARVAAATSPELGAAARDAFHAWVQRAAREDVPPAYLASFLNQPRLRPLAVEDLAAPPASTR; this is encoded by the coding sequence ATGAACAGCGTGCCGTGGCGGTTTCACCTGTTCGAGCCGGTCGTCCTCGAAGGTCCGGACGGCGCGCGCCTCGCCGTGGAGCGCAAGACGGCCGCGTGCCTGGCGTACCTCGCCCTCGAAGGCCCGACGACGCGCGCGCGCCTCGTCGGATTGCTGTGGCCCACCTCGCCCGAAGCGACGGCGAGGAACAATCTCTCGCAACTTCTACGCAAGCTTCGCCTCGCCACGGGGCAGGAGTGGGTCGCGGGCGCCGACATCCTGACCTTGTCGGCCGATCTCGTCGTGGACGCGCTCGAAGCGCGCGACCTCTACACGCGTGGACGTCACGCGGAGTTCCTCGACCGCGCGGGCGGCCTTCTCGGCGGGCTCGTCTACGACGATTGCCCTGAACTTGAAGACTGGCTGCTGTCCGAGCAGGAACGCTGGGCAGAGTGGCGCGCGCACGCGAGCCGCGCGGAAGCCGACCGCCTCGAACGTGACGGAGCGCTCGACGACGCGGCTGTGCTCGTGCGCGCCCTGCTGGACCTCGACCCGATTTCCGAAGAGGCTTGGCGACGCCTCATGCGCCTGCACTACCTGCGCGGCGACCGCGCCGCCGCCCTCAAGGCGTACCACAAGTGCCGCGAGGTGCTGCGGCGCGAATTCGGCGCCGATCCCTTGCCGGAGACCGCCGCGCTCGCCGCGCAGATCGAGCGGGGCACCGTGCCGAGCGTGCACGTCGTGAAGCCGAGCGCCTTGCCGCTCGCCGTGCAGCGCCCTCCGAACTTGGTGGGACGTGAGGCGGAGTGGGCGAGCTTGGAAGCCGCGTGGGGCACCGTGCCGTACATCTACCTGCGAGGCGCTCCCGGCGCGGGCAAGACGCGCCTCGCGCAGGAATTCGCGGCCAGCAAAGGGGAGTTCTTCACGTACGCGGGCCGTCCTGGCGACGCGCACGTTCCGTTCGCGTCCTCCGCCCGCAACGTCAGGCTGGTGCTGGAACGCTGGCCGGACGTGCCGATCGCGGAGTGGGTGCGCAAGGAACTGTCGCGCGTCGTGCCCGAGCTCGCCCGTCCCGACGAGACGCTGCAACCGCTGCGTGACGAGGCCGACGTGTTGCGCCTGCGCCAAGCCATGCAAGTGTTCTTCTTGGAGCGCACGCGGCACCTCGCGTGCGTGCTCGTGGACGACTGGCAGTTCTACGACTACCACTCGAATCAAGACGGCGTGTTCATGTGGACGCAGCCGCCTCCGGCGGGCAGCCAGGGCCGGATGCCGCCGATGCTCGTCACCTACCGCCGAGACGAGGTCGCGCCGGAGAGCGAGGCGCTCATCTTGCGGATCGTGGAAGAAGGGCTGGGCGTGCTGATCGACGTCGAACCGCTCGGCGAGGACGGCCTCGACGCGCTCATGGCGGACGTCGGCGTGCCGAGCCGCGCCGACGTTCGCGCCCGCTTGCGCGCGCACAGCGGCGGCAACCCGCTCTTCTTGCTGGAAACGATTCGCCACCTCATACAGACCAACCAGCTCACCGAGGACCTGCCCGAACGGCTGCCGTTGCCTCCGAAAGTCGGTCAGCTCGTCGAGCGGCGCCTCGGGCTGGTATCGACGCCCGCGCTACAAGCAGCGCGGGCCGCCGCCGTGCTGCAACGCGACTTCGACGTGGAACTCATCGCCGAGACGCTCGGCGCGCCCGTGCTGGACCTCTTGAGCGCGTGGGAGGAGCTGGAGGGAGCGCAGATCGTGCGCGGCGACGGCTTCTCGCACGACCTCGTCGCCGAGGCGGTGCGTCAAAGCGTGCCGTCGTCCGTGCGGCCCTTGCTGCACCGCGGCGCCGCCCGCGCATTGGAGCGGCACGGCGCGCACCCCGCGCGCATCGCCCGCCACTGGCTCGAAGGCGGCAAGCCCGCCCTCGCCGCGCCGCTGCTCTTGAAGGCCGCCGAAGTCGCCGCCGCGCGCTTTCTGCGCGACACGGCCGCCGAGAACCTCGGAGAAGCCGCCGACGCCTTTTGGGCGGCGGGCGAGTTGGACGCGGCCTTCGACGCGTGGAACCGCCAAGGCGAGGCGTTGTTTTACCTGGAGCGCGCCGAGGACCTCGGCGCACTCGCTCGCCGCCTGCACGAATGGGCCGTCACGCCGAGACGTCGCGCGATCGCGCATCGCCTGGAAAGCGCGGCCCTCACCATGGCGGGCGAAGCGGACCGTGCCGCCGAACTCGCCGAGCAGGGCTTGGCGTGGGCGGAGCAGACTGCCGACCCGCGCTTGGAAGCGGACTTGCTGGAAGTGCTGGTGTTCGCTAGCTACCTGCGGCGCTTCGTTCCGAATCCCACCGCGTGGCTCGACCGCATGCTGGCCATTGGCGAGACGCACGGCAACACGTCCTTGCGCGCCAAGACGCACGAACTCTACGGGCTGTACCTCGTTCGCCATCAACCGCGCGAAGCGCTGCAGCACGTCGAGACCGCCGAGAGGCTGTTTCGCAGCTCGGGCGACGTGCAGTCGGCGGTCAGTTGCGCGCAAAAGTCGGCGAGCGTGCAGGTCATGCTCGGTGACGTGCGCGCCGCGCGCGGCGCGCTGGACCGCATGCGCACGGACGTGCGCGCGGGCGCGGACTACGCGACGCAACGCGTCTTCATGCGGCTGACGGAGGCGCACTGCGATCACGCCGAGGGTCGCTTCGCGCACGCGCTTCGCCTGCTGGACGAAGCGAAGGGGATCGAGATCATGCACGCGGCGCTGTGGCAACCGGAGATCGACGCGTGGCGCGCCGTGCTCCTCGCCGAGCTCGGCGCCTTCGACGAGGCGCTCTCGCTCGCGCGCGCCCTGCTGGCGTCGCTGCCCGCATCGGCGAATCAATTGCCCGAGCCGCGCGTGCTCGTCGCGCACCTGTTCACCGACCTCGGCTGCGTCGAAGAAGCGCGCGCCGCCATTCGAGAGGCGGCGCGCGTCGGAGACGTGTCGGTGTGGTGGACGGCGCGGCTCGATCTCGTGCGCGCGGCGCACCTGCCGCCGCGAGATCGCCTCAGCCTCTTGGAAGACACGCGAGCGAAGGCGCGCGAGCACGGCTTGCGCGGCGTGGCCGTGGCGGCCGAGGTGCGCCTCAACGCCGCTCGCCTCGCCCTCGACTTGCCTGCGACTTCCTGGTCGAACGGCGACGAGATCGGCGCGGCGGGCACCATCTCGCTCGCCGAGGAACTCGACGTGCGCGCCCGAGTCGCGGCCGCCACATCACCCGAACTCGGCGCGGCGGCGCGCGACGCCTTCCACGCCTGGGTGCAACGAGCGGCCCGTGAAGACGTGCCGCCCGCCTATCTCGCGTCGTTCTTGAACCAGCCTCGCCTGCGACCGCTCGCCGTCGAGGATCTCGCGGCGCCTCCCGCGTCGACTCGCTGA
- a CDS encoding MFS transporter, with product MSMSRSFDRRPFFALLVANALSWHGSAVTSLAVPWFVLQGTNSPTLTGVVALCGLLGSAASFALGGPLVDRLGHREASVLADLLSAAAVAAMPALYASGHLSFPLLAALTFARAVLDGPGNTARASLLPDLARQGGLELERANTLGEIAESGAGWTGPLLGGVLIASLGAHAVLWIDAASFVVSAALVAFAVPSNRSPFLVGSRSAAADFWGGWRFLWADGPLRVIFGSSVVFSALMAALFAVVLPVFARGAGGAVGLGAVVSAFGLGSVLGSVAFGRFGHAWSRRTTFLVSVWGLCGIFVALACFADPRVVVAACFLGGLIAGPNGPLIPTVLQERTPDALRARVVAASSALTLVASPLGVLLGGAALERWSFSATLLGMAIVFALGVLSATFDGGLRAVDEPVAR from the coding sequence ATGTCGATGTCCCGTTCGTTCGATCGCCGTCCCTTCTTCGCCTTGCTCGTCGCCAACGCCTTGTCCTGGCACGGCTCGGCCGTCACGTCGCTCGCCGTGCCTTGGTTCGTTCTGCAAGGCACGAACAGCCCGACCTTGACCGGCGTCGTCGCGTTGTGCGGCCTGCTCGGAAGCGCGGCGTCCTTCGCGCTCGGCGGCCCCCTCGTCGACCGACTCGGTCACCGTGAGGCCAGCGTGCTCGCCGACTTGCTGAGCGCCGCCGCCGTCGCGGCGATGCCCGCGCTGTACGCTTCGGGGCACTTGTCGTTTCCGCTGCTCGCCGCCTTGACGTTCGCGCGCGCCGTGCTCGACGGCCCAGGCAACACGGCGCGCGCGAGCTTGCTGCCCGACTTGGCGCGTCAGGGCGGCTTGGAGTTGGAGCGCGCCAACACCCTCGGCGAAATCGCGGAAAGCGGCGCGGGCTGGACGGGTCCGCTGCTGGGCGGCGTGTTGATCGCCTCGCTCGGCGCGCACGCGGTGCTGTGGATCGACGCGGCGTCCTTCGTCGTGTCGGCGGCGCTCGTCGCCTTCGCCGTTCCCTCGAACCGCTCGCCTTTCCTCGTCGGTTCGAGGAGCGCCGCCGCCGATTTCTGGGGAGGTTGGCGCTTCTTGTGGGCCGACGGTCCTCTGCGCGTCATCTTCGGATCGAGCGTCGTGTTCAGCGCGCTCATGGCCGCCTTGTTCGCGGTGGTGCTGCCGGTCTTCGCACGCGGGGCGGGCGGCGCGGTCGGATTGGGCGCGGTCGTGTCCGCGTTCGGGCTCGGTTCGGTGCTGGGCTCCGTGGCGTTCGGACGGTTCGGGCACGCTTGGTCGAGGCGAACGACCTTCCTCGTGAGCGTGTGGGGCTTGTGCGGCATTTTCGTGGCGCTCGCGTGCTTCGCCGACCCGAGGGTCGTCGTCGCAGCTTGCTTCCTCGGCGGGTTGATCGCCGGACCGAACGGCCCGCTCATTCCGACGGTGCTGCAAGAGCGCACGCCCGACGCGTTGCGGGCGAGGGTCGTGGCGGCGTCGAGCGCGTTGACGCTCGTCGCGTCGCCGCTCGGCGTGCTGCTCGGAGGCGCCGCCTTGGAGCGCTGGTCTTTCTCCGCCACGCTCCTCGGCATGGCAATCGTGTTCGCGCTCGGCGTGCTGAGCGCGACGTTCGACGGCGGCTTGCGGGCAGTGGACGAGCCCGTCGCCCGTTGA
- a CDS encoding dipeptidase: MPTSPPVFDGHNDVVQHLLEYREGGRDFLLRNPEGHLDLPRAREGGLIGGLFALMALPPRPPEDDLTITSSGYEVRLAPPLDPGGARAQVLAQLAALEHLERRAEGQLRIVRTSEQLAALDADGPLGMVVHLEGADAIDADFALLYDLHARGLRSLGLVWSRPNRFGHGVPFAYPRSPDTGPGLTPDGKALVRACNRLGVMIDVSHLNERGFWDVARLSDAPLVATHSNAHAVCPSTRNLTDDQLGAVRESEGVVGFNFAVNDVRPDAHLDPDTNVEVLVRHVDYLLSRLGVDGVALGSDFDGAVMPRAVADASHLPTLLNALRTFGYDEDTLGKLASGNWRRVLRRTWRDEA, translated from the coding sequence ATGCCAACCTCGCCGCCCGTCTTCGACGGTCACAACGATGTCGTTCAGCACCTCTTGGAGTACCGCGAGGGCGGACGGGACTTCCTGCTTCGCAACCCCGAAGGGCACCTCGACTTGCCCCGCGCCCGAGAAGGCGGCCTCATCGGCGGCTTGTTCGCGCTCATGGCCCTTCCGCCGCGTCCCCCAGAAGACGACTTGACGATCACTTCCAGCGGGTACGAGGTTCGGCTCGCGCCACCCCTCGATCCTGGAGGTGCCCGCGCGCAAGTGCTCGCACAACTCGCCGCCCTCGAACACCTCGAACGCCGCGCCGAGGGACAACTGCGCATCGTGCGCACGAGCGAGCAACTCGCCGCCCTCGACGCGGATGGCCCCCTCGGCATGGTGGTGCACCTCGAAGGAGCGGACGCGATCGACGCCGACTTCGCCTTGCTGTACGACCTGCACGCGCGAGGACTGCGGTCGCTGGGCTTGGTGTGGAGCCGCCCGAACCGCTTCGGGCACGGCGTTCCCTTCGCGTACCCTCGCTCGCCGGACACCGGGCCCGGCCTCACGCCCGACGGGAAGGCGCTCGTGCGGGCCTGCAACCGTCTGGGTGTGATGATCGACGTGTCGCACCTCAACGAGCGCGGCTTCTGGGACGTCGCGCGGCTGTCGGACGCTCCGCTCGTCGCGACGCACTCCAACGCGCACGCGGTGTGCCCCTCGACGCGCAACCTCACCGACGATCAGCTCGGCGCGGTGCGTGAATCGGAAGGCGTCGTGGGATTCAACTTCGCCGTGAACGACGTGCGTCCCGACGCGCACCTCGACCCGGACACCAACGTGGAGGTGCTGGTGCGCCACGTGGACTACCTGCTGTCGCGCCTTGGCGTGGATGGCGTGGCGCTCGGCTCGGACTTCGACGGCGCGGTGATGCCGCGCGCCGTCGCCGACGCGAGCCACCTGCCGACGCTGCTGAACGCCCTGAGGACGTTCGGGTACGACGAGGACACGCTCGGCAAGCTCGCGAGCGGCAACTGGCGGCGGGTGTTGCGGCGCACGTGGCGTGACGAAGCGTGA
- a CDS encoding DUF4352 domain-containing protein yields MRVPIILPALTLALATTAFAANPPATAPAVMGTTQLDGQNAKIGQTFTIGKRDPINITLVSASYTTTRALLGTLTIVPKANEKLLVLRFTAHNPQKQDTDLYGLSFTAVDALDVNFSNEQTFVRAGTSTPFTGSIKPAQKVEVTAVIRVPASGVVPKLIVQRDADPVLRYDLRGVVQKLPVPFADPKDASGATALADGPAKMNVFYPVGRYDVKLEDVTFSGEAMNGRDAPSGKRLVLATLTIKNAGADEDTPGSGRFWPELVDADGEPVKYWLLAKGSRPEEATGRSLKPGEEYRVRLVFVAPQGVGLKSLVLREPNSHGLVFDLGGVK; encoded by the coding sequence ATGCGTGTCCCAATCATCCTGCCCGCCTTGACGCTCGCACTCGCCACCACCGCCTTCGCCGCCAATCCGCCCGCCACCGCGCCCGCCGTGATGGGCACGACGCAACTCGACGGGCAAAACGCCAAGATCGGTCAGACCTTCACCATCGGCAAGCGCGACCCGATCAACATCACGCTGGTGAGCGCGTCGTACACGACCACGCGCGCGTTGCTCGGCACGCTCACGATCGTGCCGAAGGCCAACGAGAAGCTCTTGGTGCTGCGCTTCACGGCGCACAATCCTCAAAAGCAGGACACCGATCTCTACGGCCTGTCGTTCACGGCGGTCGACGCGCTCGACGTCAACTTCAGCAACGAGCAGACCTTCGTGCGCGCCGGGACGAGCACGCCGTTCACGGGCAGCATCAAGCCCGCGCAAAAAGTCGAGGTCACGGCGGTCATTCGCGTGCCTGCCAGCGGCGTGGTTCCCAAGCTCATCGTGCAGCGCGACGCCGACCCCGTCCTGCGCTACGACTTGCGCGGCGTCGTGCAGAAGTTGCCCGTTCCGTTCGCCGACCCCAAGGACGCGAGCGGCGCCACGGCGCTCGCCGACGGCCCCGCGAAGATGAACGTCTTCTACCCCGTCGGGCGTTACGACGTCAAGCTGGAGGACGTCACCTTCTCGGGCGAGGCGATGAACGGGCGCGACGCGCCGTCGGGCAAGCGCCTCGTGCTCGCCACGCTGACGATCAAGAACGCCGGGGCCGACGAGGACACGCCGGGCAGCGGCCGATTCTGGCCGGAGCTCGTGGACGCGGACGGCGAGCCCGTCAAGTACTGGCTGCTCGCGAAGGGCAGCCGTCCCGAGGAAGCGACGGGCCGCAGCCTCAAGCCCGGCGAGGAGTACCGCGTGCGGCTCGTGTTCGTCGCGCCGCAAGGCGTCGGGCTGAAGTCGCTCGTGCTGCGCGAACCGAACAGCCACGGCCTCGTGTTCGACCTCGGCGGGGTGAAGTGA
- a CDS encoding DUF4352 domain-containing protein, with amino-acid sequence MRVRIILPALTLALATTAFAANPPAKTTTPAVMGTTQLDGQNAKIGQTFTIGKQSPINITLQRASFTTTRFVMGTTTIVPKADEKLLVLRFTAHNPNKQDTDLYGLKFTAVDVKDVNHVSEGTFVRADTNEPYNARLKPAQKIDVVAVIRVPATGVVPKLIVQRGDGLVLRYDLRGQATAVPAPFTDPKDTSGATALGDAPGALGKTYPVGRYDMTLESVAFSTEAMLGRTPPSGKRYVLATVVMKNLGADADSPSHYSFRSELLDADGEPVEFWLLAKGSRPEEAINRAVKPGEEYRVRLVFVAPEGVGLKSLVLREPNSHGLVFDLSAVK; translated from the coding sequence ATGCGTGTTCGAATCATTCTGCCCGCCTTGACGCTCGCACTCGCCACCACCGCCTTCGCCGCCAACCCCCCCGCCAAGACCACCACGCCCGCCGTGATGGGCACGACGCAGCTCGACGGGCAAAACGCCAAGATCGGCCAGACCTTCACCATCGGCAAGCAAAGCCCGATCAACATCACGCTGCAACGCGCGAGCTTCACGACGACGCGCTTCGTGATGGGCACGACCACCATCGTGCCGAAGGCGGACGAGAAGCTTCTCGTGCTGCGCTTCACCGCGCACAACCCCAACAAGCAAGACACCGACCTCTACGGCCTGAAGTTCACGGCGGTCGACGTCAAGGACGTCAACCACGTCAGCGAAGGCACTTTCGTCCGCGCCGACACGAACGAGCCGTACAACGCGCGCCTCAAGCCCGCGCAGAAGATCGACGTGGTCGCCGTGATTCGCGTGCCCGCGACGGGCGTCGTGCCGAAACTCATCGTGCAACGCGGCGACGGCCTCGTGCTGCGCTACGACCTGCGCGGTCAAGCGACCGCCGTGCCCGCCCCGTTCACCGATCCGAAGGACACGAGCGGCGCCACGGCCCTCGGAGACGCGCCCGGCGCGCTCGGCAAGACCTACCCGGTCGGGCGTTACGACATGACGCTCGAAAGCGTCGCGTTCTCGACCGAGGCCATGCTGGGCCGCACGCCGCCCTCGGGCAAGCGCTACGTCCTCGCGACGGTCGTCATGAAGAATCTCGGCGCGGACGCCGACAGCCCGTCGCACTACAGCTTCCGCTCCGAACTGCTCGACGCGGACGGCGAACCCGTCGAGTTCTGGCTGCTCGCGAAGGGCAGCCGCCCCGAGGAAGCCATCAACCGCGCCGTGAAGCCCGGCGAGGAGTACCGCGTGCGGCTCGTGTTCGTCGCGCCGGAAGGCGTCGGGCTGAAGTCGCTCGTGCTGCGCGAGCCGAACAGCCACGGCCTCGTGTTCGACCTCAGCGCCGTGAAGTGA